One genomic segment of Occultella kanbiaonis includes these proteins:
- a CDS encoding glycosyl hydrolase family 28-related protein: protein MRPSQRLLAAVVVGAVTAALATGVTGAAEPAAAAPPAADAPVGPSVYATMPQDPLAVVLGSPEFPVHGDGVGDDTAVIQAAIDEASRRGGENWLGNIVGGARGLEVGDGGGLVFVPEGTYRVTARLDLHASVRLVGFGSARPEFYVAPATPAFAGEPEFVFAATRRPFVPGTPVTFGNNDTFGTGLVNVNIVVAEHNPGAVGVRFGGAQMFLLQDVGITLADGYAGIDHNANLLQRVTVRGGQFGLLAFAASPGWQTTILDSTFTGQQVAAIRLHTDAKLSIVRTRFADAAAGIETIPDASQRLVIEDSLFERIAGPVITLNDSASIPATSEPELVQAQNQLNVLNTGVIDSGPLLRTLPSATTWTSPHAGYRVVEATLGLRVTDALGDAESRSTDVLLDATRAPAAVLERVLRSDIALPPVTTDWVNIAEYAAEHGVSVGSGTEDDLAIFQQALDEHDTVYVPMGAYRLTDTLRLGPTNNLIGLHPRQTWLTIPDGSDAFADPDDPRAIVQTPPGGRNTVSGLGLDTAPVNPGSVHVRWQAGAQSQLSDVVTQFVKWAPEEIQPGDPAPGDPGYDHRGVGRYNFWVDGGGGSFLNLWAVAGWADNGFLVENTSVPGRVYEISVEHHRHREVVLRDVRNWVLRAVQTEDHIYGWESQAVELERVRDVTFTNTVFFRVATVLGPYPYAVGIVDSTGVVIRGTRGYRPDNVANTRWGATIADVGSGRSVPALEVAYLGVGGPGPGARPAGLRVGIDDASLRLLPGERAATVLTIANLDPAPLQDVQVTIEGTDDLDVGLGPAPARLLRGDEAGVPVTVAASATAADGTTSLLASLTFTAQGARTVVEVPFTVRVGAENLVLGAPVTASSVLSGNVATNAVDGNVAGGRWVSGAGDPLPTLTIDLGTQADLHEAVIHSGVAGSEALRVHTVEVDALIDGAWQLIGRVEANGASPVRVPLQADVPVSEVRLRFTRPSATDGVARVFEVAVLGTR from the coding sequence ATGCGCCCCTCCCAGCGGCTGCTCGCCGCCGTCGTCGTCGGTGCCGTCACGGCCGCCCTGGCCACGGGCGTCACCGGCGCGGCCGAACCTGCCGCGGCCGCCCCACCGGCCGCGGACGCCCCGGTGGGCCCGTCCGTGTACGCGACGATGCCGCAGGACCCGCTCGCCGTGGTGCTCGGCAGCCCCGAGTTCCCCGTACACGGCGACGGCGTCGGTGACGACACGGCCGTCATCCAGGCCGCGATCGACGAGGCATCCCGGCGTGGCGGGGAGAACTGGCTCGGCAACATCGTCGGCGGTGCCCGCGGCCTCGAGGTCGGTGACGGCGGCGGGCTCGTCTTCGTCCCCGAGGGCACCTACCGGGTCACCGCACGCCTCGACCTGCACGCCTCGGTGCGCCTGGTCGGCTTCGGCTCGGCCCGCCCGGAGTTCTACGTCGCGCCGGCGACGCCGGCCTTCGCGGGCGAGCCGGAGTTCGTGTTCGCGGCCACCCGACGGCCGTTCGTGCCGGGCACCCCGGTGACGTTCGGCAACAACGACACGTTCGGCACCGGCCTGGTCAACGTGAACATCGTCGTGGCAGAGCACAATCCCGGCGCCGTCGGGGTGCGCTTCGGCGGCGCCCAGATGTTCCTGCTCCAGGACGTGGGCATCACTCTCGCCGACGGCTACGCCGGCATCGACCACAACGCGAACCTGCTGCAGCGGGTCACGGTGCGTGGCGGCCAGTTCGGCCTCCTGGCGTTCGCGGCCTCGCCGGGCTGGCAGACCACGATCCTCGACTCGACCTTCACCGGACAGCAGGTAGCGGCGATCCGGTTGCACACCGACGCCAAGCTCAGCATCGTGCGCACCCGGTTCGCGGACGCGGCGGCGGGCATCGAGACGATCCCGGACGCCTCTCAGCGCCTGGTGATCGAGGACTCCCTCTTCGAGCGGATCGCCGGGCCCGTGATCACGCTGAACGACTCCGCGTCGATCCCGGCGACCTCCGAGCCGGAGCTCGTCCAGGCCCAGAACCAGCTCAACGTCCTCAACACCGGCGTCATCGACTCGGGGCCCCTGCTGCGCACACTGCCGAGCGCCACCACCTGGACCTCACCGCACGCCGGCTACCGGGTCGTCGAGGCCACCCTTGGGCTGCGCGTCACCGACGCCCTCGGCGATGCCGAGTCCCGCAGCACCGACGTGCTCCTCGACGCCACCCGGGCCCCGGCCGCCGTCCTCGAGCGCGTCCTGCGCAGCGACATCGCCCTCCCGCCGGTGACCACCGACTGGGTCAACATCGCCGAGTACGCCGCCGAGCACGGCGTGAGCGTCGGCTCGGGCACCGAGGACGATCTCGCGATCTTCCAGCAGGCACTCGACGAGCACGACACCGTCTATGTCCCGATGGGCGCGTACCGGCTCACCGACACCCTGCGGCTGGGACCGACCAACAACCTGATCGGGCTGCACCCGCGCCAGACCTGGCTCACCATCCCGGACGGGTCGGACGCGTTCGCCGACCCGGACGATCCCCGTGCGATCGTGCAGACGCCGCCGGGTGGGCGCAACACCGTGTCCGGCCTCGGCCTGGACACCGCACCGGTCAACCCGGGCTCGGTCCACGTGCGCTGGCAGGCGGGCGCGCAGAGCCAGCTCTCGGATGTGGTCACCCAGTTCGTCAAGTGGGCGCCCGAGGAGATCCAGCCGGGCGATCCGGCTCCCGGCGATCCCGGCTACGACCATCGCGGCGTGGGCCGGTACAACTTCTGGGTCGACGGCGGCGGCGGCTCGTTCCTGAACCTCTGGGCGGTCGCCGGCTGGGCGGACAACGGGTTCCTGGTGGAGAACACCTCGGTGCCGGGGCGCGTCTACGAGATCTCCGTCGAGCACCACCGTCACCGCGAGGTCGTCCTGCGCGACGTGCGCAACTGGGTCCTACGGGCGGTGCAGACGGAGGACCACATCTACGGCTGGGAGTCCCAGGCCGTCGAGCTGGAGCGGGTGCGGGACGTGACGTTCACGAACACCGTCTTCTTCCGGGTCGCGACCGTGCTCGGGCCCTACCCGTACGCCGTCGGGATCGTCGACTCGACCGGTGTGGTGATCCGCGGGACCCGGGGCTACCGGCCCGACAACGTCGCGAACACGCGCTGGGGTGCGACGATCGCGGACGTCGGCAGCGGTCGCAGCGTGCCCGCGCTCGAGGTCGCCTACCTCGGTGTCGGGGGGCCCGGCCCGGGCGCACGCCCCGCCGGTCTACGGGTCGGGATCGACGATGCCTCGTTGAGACTGCTGCCCGGCGAGCGGGCCGCGACCGTGCTGACCATCGCGAACCTCGACCCCGCACCGTTGCAGGACGTGCAGGTGACGATCGAGGGCACGGACGACCTCGACGTCGGGCTCGGTCCGGCCCCGGCGCGGCTGCTGCGCGGCGATGAGGCCGGCGTCCCGGTGACCGTGGCCGCGAGCGCGACGGCGGCCGACGGCACGACGAGCCTGCTCGCGTCCCTCACCTTCACCGCCCAGGGCGCCCGCACGGTGGTCGAGGTGCCGTTCACGGTGCGCGTGGGCGCCGAAAACCTCGTCCTCGGCGCCCCGGTGACCGCCTCCTCGGTGCTGTCCGGCAACGTCGCGACGAACGCCGTCGACGGCAACGTCGCGGGCGGGCGGTGGGTCTCCGGCGCCGGCGACCCGCTGCCAACCCTGACCATCGACCTGGGTACCCAGGCGGACCTGCACGAGGCCGTCATCCACAGCGGCGTCGCGGGTTCGGAGGCGTTGCGCGTGCACACGGTCGAGGTCGACGCCCTGATCGACGGTGCGTGGCAGCTGATCGGCCGGGTGGAGGCCAACGGGGCGAGCCCCGTCCGCGTGCCGCTCCAGGCGGACGTACCCGTGAGCGAGGTGCGGTTGCGGTTCACCCGCCCGAGCGCGACCGACGGCGTCGCCCGCGTCTTCGAGGTGGCCGTCCTGGGCACGCGCTGA
- the manD gene encoding D-mannonate dehydratase ManD, giving the protein MKIVDAKVVVTSPGRNFVTLQLTTDEGITGLGDATLNGRELSVVSYLQDHVVPLLLGTDPHRIEDTWQSLYRGAYWRRGPVTMAAIAAVDVALWDIKAKVAGLPLYQLLGGASRDRVRTYGHANGASIPELFDSVRALLEQGYQSIRIQTGVPGLKAVYGVHASGAHAANPTRLDQRVLPAVEDWDTGAYLRHIPNVFEAVRNEFGPDLPLLHDAHHRLTPIQAARLGKSLEPYDLFWLEDCTPAENQDGLRLVREHTTTPLAIGEVFNTVFDYQTLVGEQLIDYVRSAVTHFGGVSPLRKLFDYAAQHQIKSAIHGPEDISPVGMAAAIHLDLAIHNFGIQEYSGHTDLTNEVFRHAYTFSDGHLHPGEAPGIGVELDAELAAAHPYQQAYLPTNRLQDGTVHDW; this is encoded by the coding sequence CTCCGTCGTCAGCTACCTGCAGGACCATGTGGTCCCGCTGCTGCTCGGCACCGACCCGCACCGGATCGAGGACACCTGGCAATCGCTGTACCGGGGCGCCTACTGGCGCCGCGGCCCGGTGACCATGGCCGCCATCGCCGCGGTCGATGTGGCACTGTGGGACATCAAGGCCAAGGTGGCCGGGCTGCCGCTGTACCAGCTGCTCGGCGGCGCCAGCCGGGACCGGGTGCGCACCTACGGGCACGCGAACGGCGCCAGCATCCCGGAGCTGTTCGACTCGGTCCGTGCGCTGCTGGAGCAGGGCTACCAGAGCATCCGGATCCAGACCGGGGTGCCCGGGCTCAAGGCCGTCTACGGCGTGCACGCCTCGGGTGCGCACGCGGCGAACCCGACCCGGCTGGACCAGCGCGTGCTGCCGGCCGTCGAGGACTGGGACACCGGTGCCTACCTGCGCCACATCCCGAACGTGTTCGAGGCCGTTCGCAACGAGTTCGGACCGGACCTGCCCCTGCTGCACGACGCCCACCACCGGCTCACCCCGATCCAGGCGGCGCGACTGGGCAAGTCCCTTGAGCCATACGACCTCTTCTGGCTCGAGGACTGCACCCCGGCCGAGAACCAGGACGGGCTGCGCCTCGTGCGCGAACACACCACCACCCCGCTCGCCATCGGCGAGGTCTTCAACACCGTGTTCGACTACCAGACCCTCGTCGGCGAGCAGCTGATCGACTACGTGCGCTCCGCCGTCACCCACTTCGGCGGGGTCTCCCCGCTGCGGAAGCTGTTCGACTACGCCGCCCAGCACCAGATCAAGAGCGCCATCCACGGCCCGGAGGACATCTCGCCCGTGGGCATGGCCGCCGCGATCCACCTGGACCTCGCCATCCACAACTTCGGGATCCAGGAGTACTCGGGCCACACCGACCTCACCAACGAGGTGTTCCGGCACGCCTACACGTTCTCCGACGGGCACCTGCACCCGGGCGAGGCCCCCGGCATCGGGGTGGAACTGGACGCCGAGCTCGCCGCCGCGCACCCGTACCAACAGGCCTACCTGCCCACGAACCGCCTGCAGGACGGCACCGTGCACGACTGGTGA